A genomic segment from Klebsiella africana encodes:
- a CDS encoding ABC-F family ATP-binding cassette domain-containing protein produces MSTLLTAHALHMETAFGPLFNTLSFTLKKGDRIGLIGHNGCGKSTLLQVLDGTIAPTSGSVSLSGHCLMARVEQHLPESLRTQPLLQAVLAPLPADAREAQRWLAERLLAQMGFTPAVMEQQTATLSGGQHTRLLLARALIRQPDLLLLDEPGNHLDLPTLLWLESFLQTWQGSFVLVSHDNTLLDAVTNTSWILRDQTLHSFALPCSAARQALQEQDESAALRHKAEQKEIDRVSASARRLATWGRVYDNEDLARKAKQMEKQVARLKDEQTELSVGAPWRLSLQGDALPADRLLEMDAMPVAPAAGLPALFTTGVARLRSGDRVAIMGRNGGGKSSLLRLLWQQMNDASPLPGLRLHPRLHPGYYDQTLAQLPDDASLLDALTPFAPSAETRKRALIAAGFGWARHSQTVSTLSGGERSRLLFVGLSLARYSLLLLDEPTNHLDMEGKAALAQTLRDYPGGVLLVSHDRQLISESCNRFWLIDSAGLTEWHSLEEVYARLQAVAPAPDSRLALQSTLAGADNDEEEALLARLIDLEQWLADDMARKPKHQKPSLQAQWREEIARLLNQLT; encoded by the coding sequence ATGAGTACATTACTAACTGCCCATGCGCTCCACATGGAGACGGCTTTTGGGCCGCTGTTTAACACCCTCTCCTTCACCCTGAAGAAAGGCGACCGGATCGGTCTCATCGGCCATAACGGTTGCGGCAAAAGCACCCTGCTGCAGGTGCTGGACGGGACGATCGCACCCACCTCGGGCAGCGTCTCGCTCTCCGGTCATTGTCTGATGGCCCGCGTTGAACAGCATCTGCCGGAGTCGCTGCGTACGCAGCCATTGCTGCAGGCGGTGCTGGCCCCGTTACCCGCTGACGCGCGGGAAGCACAGCGCTGGCTGGCCGAGCGTCTGCTGGCGCAGATGGGATTTACCCCGGCGGTGATGGAGCAGCAGACCGCCACCCTGAGCGGCGGCCAACACACACGTCTGCTGCTGGCCCGGGCGCTGATCCGCCAGCCTGACCTGCTGCTGTTGGATGAGCCTGGCAACCACCTCGATCTGCCGACCCTGCTGTGGCTGGAAAGCTTCCTGCAAACCTGGCAGGGGAGCTTCGTGCTGGTGTCACATGACAACACCTTATTGGATGCTGTAACTAATACCAGCTGGATCCTCCGCGACCAGACGCTGCACAGCTTCGCCTTGCCCTGCAGCGCTGCCCGTCAGGCACTGCAGGAGCAGGATGAAAGCGCCGCGCTGCGCCATAAGGCCGAGCAGAAAGAGATTGACCGGGTCAGCGCCAGCGCCCGACGGCTGGCCACCTGGGGGCGAGTCTATGACAATGAAGATCTCGCCCGCAAAGCCAAACAGATGGAGAAGCAGGTCGCCCGCCTGAAAGACGAGCAGACCGAGCTCAGCGTCGGCGCGCCGTGGCGCCTGTCATTGCAGGGGGATGCCCTGCCAGCTGACCGCCTGCTGGAGATGGACGCTATGCCTGTGGCTCCCGCTGCGGGCCTGCCTGCCCTCTTCACCACCGGCGTGGCGCGCCTGCGCAGCGGCGATCGCGTGGCCATCATGGGGCGCAACGGCGGCGGTAAATCATCGCTGCTGCGCCTGCTGTGGCAGCAAATGAACGACGCATCGCCTCTTCCGGGGCTGCGCCTGCATCCCCGGCTGCACCCCGGCTATTATGACCAGACGCTGGCGCAGTTACCGGACGATGCCAGCCTGCTCGACGCCCTGACGCCGTTCGCCCCGTCGGCGGAGACCCGTAAACGGGCGCTGATCGCCGCCGGGTTTGGCTGGGCGAGACATAGCCAGACGGTCAGCACCCTCAGCGGCGGTGAGCGGTCGCGGCTACTGTTCGTTGGCCTGTCACTGGCGCGCTACAGTCTGCTGTTGTTGGATGAACCCACCAACCATCTTGATATGGAGGGCAAAGCGGCGCTGGCGCAGACGCTGCGCGATTACCCCGGCGGCGTGCTCCTGGTCAGCCATGACCGTCAGTTGATTAGCGAAAGCTGTAACCGCTTCTGGCTGATCGACAGCGCCGGGTTAACGGAATGGCACAGCCTGGAGGAGGTCTATGCCCGTCTGCAGGCCGTGGCGCCCGCCCCGGACAGTCGACTCGCTTTGCAGAGTACGCTCGCCGGGGCTGACAATGATGAAGAGGAGGCGCTGCTGGCGCGGCTGATTGACCTGGAGCAATGGCTGGCTGACGATATGGCCCGCAAACCAAAACATCAAAAGCCGTCGCTTCAGGCGCAGTGGCGAGAAGAGATCGCCCGCCTGCTTAACCAGCTGACGTAA